The following proteins are encoded in a genomic region of Leifsonia psychrotolerans:
- a CDS encoding cell wall-binding repeat-containing protein: MHPAPSPTTRPHRALSLLVAVTSLALVFGSAAAPAFAASDEPTAPTSATTATTPRDDDASTAPVEETQAGVAAAGTALSTISGSVVDPQGKPAGDGIYIKLMIQDAASGNWSWLPDLVTAPRNGSYTLNNVPAGAYRLGLQDFLGLPVPAATVFWPNSATVDEASDIEVLAGTALTGMDFVLTLGATVAGQVDARNAAGALRPLPSGVQVVATVYEKNRGVWNKRADRLSARVNGTAGYTLTGLPAGTYRIGFSDSADGTGLYREQFWPGKSSVTDATSFTVVAGEKKTAFNATMILKSKTVPAPTVKRISGADRYSTSVELSQSRFSPDNLRGITVYIATGVNYPDALAAAPAATREYGPLLLTLPTSLPAVVKAEIKRLKPAKIVVVGGKAAVSESVFSDLKSLSGNVIRVSGADRFETGRKVVTQAFGTEVTSAYIATGLNYPDALSASAAAGSSRVPVILVNGNAQSVDSATKALIVKLKAKNLTLVGGTSAISAGLATSLKSIAAVDRLSGSDRFETSRQVNKAAIQTRSDVYFATGFQFADALAGAAIAGSHGAPLYVVPSGCVPASIKADLNTYAATSVTLIGGKSALGAGVETLSACK, translated from the coding sequence ATGCACCCTGCACCCTCACCCACGACTCGACCTCATCGTGCGCTTTCGTTGCTCGTCGCCGTAACAAGCCTGGCCCTCGTCTTCGGCTCAGCTGCCGCACCAGCATTTGCTGCATCCGACGAGCCGACTGCGCCCACCTCTGCCACAACGGCTACAACGCCGCGTGACGATGACGCTTCAACCGCTCCGGTTGAGGAAACCCAAGCGGGTGTCGCTGCTGCGGGCACCGCACTCTCGACGATCTCTGGCTCGGTTGTCGACCCGCAGGGCAAGCCGGCCGGCGACGGCATCTACATCAAGCTGATGATCCAGGATGCCGCGTCGGGCAACTGGTCGTGGCTTCCTGATCTTGTTACCGCACCGCGCAACGGCTCGTACACACTGAACAACGTTCCGGCCGGAGCCTACCGATTGGGCCTTCAGGATTTTTTGGGTCTCCCCGTTCCTGCCGCTACCGTTTTCTGGCCGAATTCCGCGACTGTTGACGAGGCCTCCGACATCGAAGTTCTGGCCGGCACCGCCCTCACCGGCATGGACTTCGTGTTGACATTGGGCGCCACCGTTGCCGGCCAGGTTGACGCACGCAACGCGGCCGGTGCGCTCCGCCCCCTTCCGTCGGGCGTTCAGGTCGTGGCAACTGTCTACGAAAAGAACCGCGGCGTCTGGAATAAGCGGGCTGATCGCTTGTCGGCCAGAGTCAACGGCACAGCCGGCTACACGCTCACCGGGCTCCCCGCCGGAACCTACCGCATCGGATTCAGCGACAGCGCTGACGGCACGGGGCTGTATCGCGAGCAGTTCTGGCCGGGCAAATCCTCAGTTACTGACGCGACCAGCTTCACCGTCGTTGCCGGCGAGAAAAAGACTGCGTTCAACGCGACGATGATTCTGAAAAGCAAAACAGTGCCCGCTCCCACGGTGAAGCGAATTTCGGGGGCAGACCGGTATTCCACGTCGGTCGAACTCTCACAGTCGCGGTTTTCTCCCGACAACCTTCGCGGCATCACCGTCTACATCGCCACCGGAGTGAACTATCCCGATGCACTCGCCGCAGCCCCCGCAGCGACCCGGGAATACGGCCCGCTCCTTCTGACACTTCCCACTTCGCTGCCCGCGGTCGTCAAGGCCGAGATCAAACGGCTGAAGCCGGCCAAAATCGTCGTTGTGGGCGGCAAGGCCGCGGTCTCCGAATCGGTGTTTTCCGATTTGAAGAGCCTGTCCGGTAATGTCATTCGCGTTTCCGGAGCCGATCGCTTCGAAACCGGGCGCAAGGTTGTGACCCAGGCGTTCGGCACCGAGGTAACCTCTGCCTACATTGCGACCGGGTTGAACTATCCCGACGCGCTCTCGGCCTCGGCCGCCGCCGGGTCATCCCGGGTTCCCGTGATCCTTGTCAACGGCAACGCACAGAGCGTCGACTCCGCGACGAAAGCGCTCATCGTGAAGCTCAAGGCGAAGAACCTCACCCTCGTCGGTGGGACGTCTGCAATTTCAGCGGGGCTGGCCACCTCGCTGAAGAGTATCGCAGCCGTCGATCGCCTCTCAGGCAGCGACCGCTTTGAGACATCCCGGCAGGTGAACAAGGCCGCCATTCAAACCCGCAGCGACGTCTACTTCGCAACCGGCTTCCAGTTTGCCGACGCGCTGGCGGGCGCCGCGATTGCCGGGTCTCACGGGGCACCACTCTATGTTGTTCCATCGGGATGCGTCCCCGCGTCGATCAAGGCCGACCTGAACACGTATGCAGCAACATCCGTCACCCTGATCGGCGGCAAGAGTGCGTTGGGTGCTGGCGTGGAAACCCTCAGCGCTTGCAAATAG
- the rfbA gene encoding glucose-1-phosphate thymidylyltransferase RfbA: protein MRGIILAGGSGTRLWPITKGISKQLMPIYDKPMIYYPLSTLMMADVNEILIITTPEYNDQFRALLGDGSDLGIRIEYAVQPSPDGLAQAFIIGEEFIGDESVALVLGDNIFHGAGLGTSLRGNHKLEGARIFAYHVSNPTSYGVVEFDENMTALSIEEKPTQPKSNYAVPGLYFYDNSVVEIAKTIEPSERGELEISTINERYLEQGTLHVQVLDRGTAWLDTGTFESMMQASEYVRVIEDRQGFKVGCIEEIAWRAGWIDDAQLDTLATPLVKSGYGRYLKNLIAQKQGA from the coding sequence ATGCGGGGAATTATTCTGGCCGGGGGATCCGGTACGCGCTTGTGGCCCATCACCAAGGGCATCTCGAAGCAGCTGATGCCCATCTATGACAAGCCCATGATCTACTACCCCCTGTCGACGCTCATGATGGCGGACGTCAATGAGATCTTGATCATCACCACGCCCGAGTACAACGACCAGTTTCGTGCTCTGCTCGGCGACGGTTCCGACCTCGGCATCCGCATCGAGTATGCCGTGCAGCCCTCGCCGGACGGCCTGGCGCAGGCGTTCATCATCGGTGAAGAGTTCATCGGCGACGAGAGCGTCGCCCTGGTTCTTGGCGACAACATCTTCCATGGTGCGGGTCTCGGCACGTCGCTGCGCGGCAATCACAAGCTCGAGGGCGCGCGCATCTTCGCCTACCACGTGAGCAATCCCACGTCGTATGGCGTCGTCGAGTTCGACGAGAACATGACGGCGCTGTCGATCGAAGAAAAGCCGACACAGCCGAAGAGCAACTACGCGGTTCCCGGCCTCTACTTCTACGACAATTCGGTTGTCGAGATCGCCAAGACCATCGAGCCGAGTGAACGCGGCGAGCTTGAGATCAGCACGATCAACGAGCGTTACCTCGAACAGGGCACCCTGCACGTGCAGGTTCTCGACCGTGGCACGGCGTGGCTCGACACGGGAACATTCGAGTCGATGATGCAGGCCTCCGAGTACGTGCGCGTGATCGAAGACCGTCAGGGCTTCAAGGTCGGCTGCATTGAAGAGATCGCCTGGCGTGCCGGCTGGATCGACGATGCGCAGCTCGACACGCTCGCCACGCCCCTCGTGAAGAGCGGCTACGGTCGCTACCTGAAGAACCTGATCGCCCAGAAGCAGGGCGCGTAG
- a CDS encoding cell wall-binding repeat-containing protein — translation MRRPDRRAPRPIPRLARSIVAGALGTLLLVGAFTSPALAEVRQPAAGAGAGAGAGAPSLTTERLAASTVVQVAGTIVVYSGQDALPGVTETTMLPDEIRLVTDAGESVAITGDEAEGLATGTEVTGTLSIPAAVLDSLADHSPELLDSRTQRTSSNSVDGDSALGQQILAAANTLAEPLELSDLTATAPTVAAAAPVMAHTFDVVVVTLPSDPTASVLDDPGIDTLVQALSTFWQSQSGGQISGISRPNAIQRIVSAAACDPQTFWTEAATKFGATPISYWNSREGRHLVVLAPQSCGGGSGLGSVGSSPFGSPIHQGGVGWSSYNSTVGLQTVAHEFGHNLGLQHSNTLTCRNPLVTSEISLSGSLIDPCVVNPYRDYYDLMGAGLSVNGQSNAQLTALNVTHKYRLDLLNPSELIPVGFSAASAGTQSRTISMASAASGPRGLAITDPRTEAKYFVEYRSGTGIDSGATYTFGFSSLYAPGVRVLALQRDNSSIVLAKPSSDPTTTDIPTDRPFYLTAGETLTLLPGLSVRVTSIAGGSATIAVDYTPEPLSVRSSAPYIEGLAEVGQELSAALERGRWAPFDVSLAYSWLRDGTAIPGANSSLYTPTASDLNARLSVTVTGTRTGYASVSRTSEPTGAVSSELLELSPAPVSLTGILRVGEVLTAEHAAWAPAPVDLTYAWFSNSEQIPGATGQSYTLTTADIDTWILVKVTGVKPGYRSIWRGNSAGPILPIPLLQITPATPSITGTTTEGAVLTANRGQWLPTSVNLTQHWLRNGTEVAGATSTTYTLTAADVGRRISVAVTGSLVGYATETTTSRQTSVISAKAVTPTPTPTPTPTPTPTTTPTPKPTPTPTPTPPVGWKPSVDRISGSDRYSTSVAISKAGFTRTAPVVYIATGTNYPDALGAAPAATKEGGPLLLTMSSALPPVVKVEIQRLKPKKIVVVGGASAVSADVLVELKKLSSTVIRIAGADRFETARKVVSQAFGDGASGAFVATGLNYPDALSASAAAGAKGIPVVLVNGSASTADAATQALLARLGVTSISIIGGDRAVSPGIAQALARTGNVTRISGSDRFETSQQVNRAAFTKVQRAYFATGFQFPDALAGAALAGSKGAPLYVVQPGCVPAGIHADLTGFAPSRLTLIGGASALNEKVAALKRC, via the coding sequence TTGCGACGACCCGACCGACGCGCGCCCCGCCCCATACCGCGGCTTGCACGAAGCATCGTCGCGGGGGCGCTCGGTACGCTGCTGCTGGTCGGCGCGTTCACCTCACCGGCCCTCGCCGAGGTGAGGCAACCGGCAGCGGGTGCGGGTGCGGGTGCGGGTGCGGGTGCTCCCAGCCTGACGACCGAACGCCTCGCCGCCTCGACAGTTGTGCAGGTTGCGGGCACCATCGTCGTCTACTCCGGCCAGGATGCGCTGCCCGGCGTCACCGAAACGACGATGCTTCCCGACGAGATTCGTCTCGTCACGGATGCCGGCGAATCGGTAGCGATCACCGGCGACGAAGCCGAGGGGCTCGCCACGGGCACCGAGGTCACCGGAACACTCAGTATTCCCGCTGCCGTGCTGGATTCACTCGCAGATCATTCCCCTGAGCTTCTCGACAGCCGCACCCAGAGAACGTCATCGAACTCGGTCGACGGCGATTCTGCGCTCGGGCAGCAGATTCTCGCTGCGGCGAACACACTTGCGGAGCCGCTTGAGCTCTCCGATCTGACGGCGACGGCCCCCACCGTCGCAGCCGCCGCCCCGGTCATGGCGCACACGTTTGACGTCGTCGTGGTGACTCTTCCCAGCGACCCGACCGCGAGCGTGCTCGATGACCCCGGAATCGACACGCTGGTGCAGGCCCTCAGCACTTTCTGGCAGTCGCAATCGGGCGGACAGATCAGTGGTATCTCCCGGCCGAATGCAATCCAACGGATTGTGTCGGCGGCGGCGTGCGACCCTCAAACGTTCTGGACCGAAGCGGCGACGAAATTCGGCGCGACACCAATTTCTTACTGGAACAGCCGCGAGGGCCGCCACCTCGTGGTGCTTGCGCCGCAGTCCTGCGGGGGCGGCAGCGGCCTGGGCAGCGTGGGGTCGTCACCGTTCGGCTCCCCGATCCACCAGGGCGGAGTGGGCTGGTCAAGCTACAACTCCACGGTCGGCCTGCAGACCGTCGCCCACGAGTTCGGTCACAACCTGGGCCTGCAGCACTCGAACACGCTCACCTGTCGCAATCCCCTGGTCACGAGTGAGATCAGCCTTAGTGGCTCTCTGATCGACCCCTGCGTGGTCAATCCGTACCGGGACTACTACGACCTAATGGGCGCGGGTCTCAGCGTCAACGGCCAGTCAAATGCACAGTTGACGGCACTGAACGTGACTCACAAGTACAGACTTGACCTGCTCAACCCCAGCGAGCTCATCCCTGTCGGCTTCTCGGCGGCATCCGCCGGCACGCAGTCACGCACCATATCCATGGCTTCCGCGGCCTCCGGACCCCGCGGGCTTGCGATCACGGACCCCCGAACCGAGGCGAAGTACTTCGTGGAATACCGCTCGGGTACCGGCATTGACAGCGGCGCAACCTATACCTTTGGCTTTTCCAGTCTGTACGCACCCGGCGTGCGGGTTCTCGCGCTTCAGCGCGACAACAGCTCGATTGTACTTGCGAAGCCGAGCTCTGACCCCACCACAACTGACATTCCAACGGACCGCCCGTTCTATCTCACGGCTGGCGAAACGCTTACTCTTCTGCCCGGACTCAGCGTACGCGTCACGTCGATCGCCGGAGGCAGCGCAACGATTGCCGTCGACTACACCCCCGAACCGCTGTCGGTCCGAAGCTCGGCTCCGTACATCGAGGGGCTTGCTGAAGTCGGTCAGGAACTCAGTGCCGCGCTCGAACGCGGCCGATGGGCTCCCTTTGATGTCTCACTCGCCTACAGCTGGTTGCGTGATGGCACGGCGATCCCCGGTGCGAACTCGTCGCTTTATACGCCGACCGCGAGCGACCTTAACGCTCGTTTGTCAGTTACCGTGACCGGAACTCGCACGGGATATGCCAGCGTGAGCCGCACCTCCGAGCCCACCGGTGCCGTTTCATCCGAACTTCTGGAGCTCAGCCCGGCACCCGTCTCACTGACCGGAATCTTGAGAGTCGGAGAAGTGCTGACGGCAGAGCACGCCGCATGGGCGCCCGCCCCAGTGGACCTGACCTACGCCTGGTTTTCGAACAGCGAGCAGATTCCTGGTGCCACGGGCCAGAGCTACACCCTGACGACGGCCGATATTGACACATGGATTCTGGTGAAGGTCACCGGCGTGAAGCCTGGATACCGCTCGATCTGGCGCGGGAATTCTGCGGGACCAATTCTTCCGATCCCTCTGCTCCAGATCACCCCCGCGACCCCGAGCATCACCGGGACCACCACCGAGGGTGCTGTTCTCACGGCGAACCGCGGCCAGTGGCTACCGACATCCGTCAATCTGACGCAGCACTGGCTTCGAAATGGAACTGAAGTCGCCGGCGCCACGTCGACCACCTACACGCTGACAGCGGCGGATGTCGGCCGCCGTATCAGCGTGGCCGTCACTGGCTCGTTGGTTGGCTATGCAACGGAGACGACGACGTCGAGACAGACCAGTGTCATTTCCGCCAAGGCCGTCACGCCCACACCCACACCCACACCCACACCCACACCCACACCGACGACGACGCCCACACCAAAGCCAACGCCCACACCTACGCCAACGCCGCCGGTCGGCTGGAAGCCGAGCGTCGATCGCATCTCCGGCTCCGACCGTTACTCCACATCGGTTGCGATCTCGAAGGCTGGATTCACCCGCACCGCCCCGGTCGTCTACATCGCGACCGGCACTAACTACCCGGATGCTCTCGGTGCGGCCCCAGCCGCAACGAAAGAGGGTGGGCCCCTGCTTCTCACGATGTCGTCCGCGCTGCCGCCGGTCGTCAAGGTCGAAATCCAACGGCTGAAACCGAAGAAGATTGTCGTCGTCGGCGGCGCATCCGCTGTGTCGGCCGACGTGCTAGTCGAACTCAAGAAGCTCTCGAGCACCGTCATTCGCATTGCCGGCGCCGATCGGTTTGAGACAGCCCGCAAGGTCGTCAGCCAGGCGTTCGGCGACGGCGCGTCCGGGGCCTTCGTCGCCACGGGACTGAACTACCCCGACGCGCTGTCAGCGTCGGCCGCGGCCGGAGCGAAGGGCATTCCCGTCGTGCTCGTCAATGGAAGTGCCAGCACCGCAGACGCCGCCACACAAGCCTTGCTTGCACGACTTGGGGTGACCTCGATCAGCATCATCGGCGGGGACCGAGCCGTCTCCCCCGGCATCGCCCAGGCGCTGGCCCGCACCGGAAACGTCACCCGCATTTCCGGCAGCGATCGCTTTGAGACCTCTCAACAGGTCAACAGAGCGGCGTTCACGAAGGTGCAACGCGCCTACTTCGCAACCGGATTCCAGTTTCCTGACGCCCTAGCTGGCGCAGCCCTGGCCGGCTCGAAGGGCGCACCGCTCTACGTCGTGCAACCAGGTTGTGTCCCGGCCGGAATCCACGCCGACCTCACGGGTTTCGCCCCCTCTCGCCTGACCCTGATCGGCGGGGCCTCCGCGCTGAACGAAAAGGTGGCTGCCCTTAAGCGCTGCTGA
- a CDS encoding cell wall-binding repeat-containing protein has protein sequence MPKPGRKALTALLTTVMVLGASAMPVHAVESTPEPARDIPTAADAALGATAEELDESFTEAPVETEPSPDAAVPVDAAATVPVIVEPTPGAFVDATTAVHVEGTLTVASGLVEVADEARTESADAVILRTNSGLFIEVTGALVEDAVSGTAFSGTVAVPAESAAAVNLAVAASFGTARVLGASPLSATDLADAVIGASAETNTVLTVVAATMALPEVAAAKAPKAHTADVAIITKAATTPTSSKPLTDSGVTTMISKLSTYWQTQSGGQITSLTQPGAVKRFTMTDPCAYVKTWEESFKRFGDASGKKYFNGSGRHLIVLVATESGTSCSDGTGWGTVGGQVHEGGVTWVPFGTKFGQHAQTHEIGHNLGLNHSQSHTCTGAVVEGKEGKYNSFTPDTCIDRVYADAYDVMGGSTSVQGSGSTVYLNAQVPALNVAQKSLLGAISSADVPTVKRTVTLGTTTKSYTLNPISANSGVRGLKVIDPDTNESYYIEYRSGTGIDTGALYTQDLTWNWAPGVRVLRIRADETTAVLTKPEPVDDDRRALALATGQSLTGRSGKLTVKTTAMNSTSATVSISLGSGAPAPSVSRISGDDRYTTSVAISKAGFPTSANVVYVATGTNYPDALGAAPAATKEGGPLLLTPPNALPRAVELEINRLKPTKIVVVGGTSAVSNTVFNKLKTLAKTTVRLAGSDRFDTSRKVIAHAFTTTTPSAYVATGLNYPDALSASAAAGAKGLPVFLVNGGAASVDAATTKMLKDKKVTQLSVVGGTGAVSAGIATGLGKISSVVRISGKDRFETSQKINKAAFGSAPRVYFATGFQFPDALAGAVLAGSKRAPLYVVQPGCVPAAIRSDLSTYKTTSVTLIGGKSALNAGVETITACK, from the coding sequence ATGCCAAAACCCGGCCGCAAGGCTTTAACCGCGCTCCTGACGACCGTCATGGTCCTCGGAGCCTCAGCAATGCCGGTTCACGCCGTCGAATCGACGCCGGAACCCGCCCGTGACATTCCGACCGCGGCCGACGCCGCGCTGGGTGCCACCGCCGAGGAGCTCGACGAGAGCTTTACCGAGGCTCCCGTCGAGACCGAGCCGTCACCGGATGCCGCGGTGCCGGTCGACGCTGCCGCCACCGTTCCCGTCATCGTCGAACCCACGCCGGGAGCATTCGTTGACGCCACCACGGCCGTGCACGTCGAGGGAACCCTCACAGTCGCGTCGGGCCTGGTCGAGGTCGCCGATGAGGCTCGCACCGAATCTGCTGACGCCGTCATCCTGCGCACGAATTCCGGTCTCTTCATCGAGGTCACCGGCGCGCTCGTCGAAGACGCAGTCTCGGGAACCGCCTTCTCGGGCACCGTTGCCGTTCCGGCCGAGTCGGCGGCGGCCGTAAACCTGGCCGTCGCAGCGTCGTTCGGCACCGCTCGCGTTCTGGGGGCATCGCCCCTGTCGGCCACCGACCTGGCCGATGCAGTGATCGGCGCCAGCGCCGAGACGAACACCGTGCTCACCGTCGTTGCGGCCACGATGGCCCTTCCGGAGGTCGCTGCAGCGAAGGCTCCGAAGGCGCACACGGCCGACGTCGCAATCATCACTAAGGCGGCCACAACCCCCACCTCGTCGAAGCCCCTCACCGATTCCGGCGTCACAACGATGATCTCGAAGCTCAGCACTTACTGGCAGACGCAGTCCGGTGGACAGATCACCAGTCTGACGCAGCCAGGCGCGGTCAAGCGCTTCACGATGACTGACCCGTGTGCCTACGTCAAGACCTGGGAAGAGTCTTTCAAACGCTTCGGAGATGCCTCGGGCAAGAAGTACTTCAACGGTTCCGGCCGTCACCTGATCGTGCTCGTTGCCACCGAATCCGGAACCTCGTGCTCCGACGGCACCGGCTGGGGAACCGTCGGCGGACAGGTTCACGAGGGCGGGGTCACCTGGGTTCCGTTCGGGACCAAGTTCGGTCAGCACGCCCAGACCCACGAGATCGGCCACAACCTCGGCCTCAACCACTCCCAGTCGCACACCTGCACGGGTGCAGTTGTCGAAGGTAAGGAAGGTAAGTACAACAGCTTCACCCCAGACACTTGCATCGATAGGGTCTACGCCGACGCCTACGACGTCATGGGCGGCAGCACCTCCGTGCAAGGCTCGGGCAGCACCGTCTACCTCAACGCTCAGGTTCCGGCGCTGAACGTGGCGCAGAAGTCTCTGCTCGGCGCGATCAGCTCCGCCGATGTGCCCACGGTGAAGCGCACGGTCACGCTCGGTACGACTACGAAGAGCTACACCCTGAACCCGATCTCGGCCAATTCCGGTGTTCGGGGCCTGAAAGTGATCGACCCCGACACCAACGAGAGCTACTACATTGAGTACCGCTCGGGAACCGGAATCGACACCGGCGCGCTGTATACGCAGGACCTGACCTGGAACTGGGCTCCCGGAGTGCGCGTTCTTCGCATCCGTGCCGATGAGACCACGGCCGTGCTGACGAAGCCAGAACCCGTGGACGACGACCGTCGCGCACTGGCATTGGCCACCGGCCAGTCCCTCACCGGCCGCTCGGGCAAGCTCACCGTCAAGACCACGGCGATGAACAGCACCTCCGCGACCGTCAGCATTTCGCTCGGTAGCGGTGCCCCGGCACCGTCGGTCAGCCGCATTTCGGGTGACGACCGCTACACGACATCCGTGGCGATCTCGAAGGCCGGCTTCCCGACATCGGCCAATGTCGTCTACGTGGCGACCGGCACGAATTACCCGGATGCGCTCGGCGCGGCTCCCGCCGCGACCAAGGAGGGTGGGCCGCTGCTGCTCACGCCACCGAACGCGCTGCCGCGCGCAGTCGAGCTCGAGATCAATCGACTGAAGCCGACGAAGATCGTCGTCGTTGGTGGAACATCCGCCGTGTCCAACACGGTGTTCAACAAACTCAAGACGCTGGCGAAAACCACGGTTCGGTTGGCCGGATCCGACCGCTTCGACACGTCGCGCAAGGTGATCGCTCACGCGTTCACGACCACGACCCCGTCGGCGTATGTCGCAACCGGTTTGAACTACCCTGACGCGCTGTCGGCCTCTGCTGCCGCTGGCGCCAAGGGTTTGCCGGTATTCCTCGTGAACGGTGGCGCCGCCTCAGTCGACGCTGCCACCACCAAGATGCTCAAGGACAAGAAGGTGACCCAGCTCAGTGTTGTAGGTGGGACCGGCGCTGTCTCTGCCGGTATCGCCACGGGCCTCGGCAAGATCAGCTCCGTCGTTCGCATCTCAGGCAAGGACCGCTTCGAAACCTCGCAGAAGATCAACAAGGCTGCCTTCGGCTCGGCACCCCGTGTCTACTTCGCAACCGGATTCCAGTTCCCCGACGCCCTTGCGGGCGCGGTGCTGGCCGGCTCGAAGCGCGCACCGCTCTACGTGGTGCAGCCGGGCTGCGTTCCTGCCGCCATTCGCTCTGACCTCTCCACCTACAAGACCACCTCGGTCACACTGATCGGTGGAAAGAGCGCACTGAACGCGGGAGTGGAGACAATCACCGCCTGCAAGTAA
- a CDS encoding cell wall-binding repeat-containing protein — MIAELKTLAPSVVRISGADRFETARKVVDNAFPGTVASTYVATGLNFPDALSAAAAAGSLSVPVVLVNGSATSADAATQKLLTRLKPSTLRIVGGNSAVSAGVASSLKKFGTVTRYSGANRFETSQQVNKSAIQKATGVFFATGFQFPDALAGAVVVGARKSPLYVVQPGCVPASITADLVAYEVDAVTLIGGAGALSDEVGKLAGCSVRGIRSQGAGET, encoded by the coding sequence GTGATCGCGGAGTTGAAGACTCTGGCCCCGAGCGTCGTTCGAATCTCAGGTGCCGACCGTTTTGAAACCGCACGCAAGGTCGTCGACAATGCGTTCCCCGGCACCGTAGCGTCGACATACGTTGCAACGGGACTCAACTTTCCCGATGCTCTTTCGGCAGCTGCCGCGGCAGGTTCGTTGAGCGTTCCCGTCGTGCTCGTCAACGGCAGCGCCACAAGCGCCGACGCAGCGACACAAAAGCTGCTTACGCGCCTGAAGCCGTCGACTCTGCGCATTGTCGGAGGAAACTCCGCGGTCTCGGCTGGCGTCGCGTCATCGCTCAAGAAGTTCGGCACCGTCACTCGCTACTCCGGTGCGAACCGGTTCGAGACGTCTCAGCAGGTGAACAAGAGCGCAATCCAGAAGGCCACCGGGGTCTTCTTCGCGACCGGGTTCCAGTTTCCCGATGCGCTGGCGGGGGCTGTCGTTGTCGGCGCGCGAAAGTCGCCACTGTATGTCGTTCAGCCGGGCTGCGTTCCCGCATCGATCACGGCGGATCTGGTTGCGTATGAGGTTGACGCTGTGACCTTGATCGGCGGCGCCGGCGCTCTCTCTGACGAGGTGGGCAAGCTCGCCGGTTGCTCAGTTCGCGGCATCCGCTCACAGGGGGCGGGAGAGACGTAA
- a CDS encoding dTDP-4-dehydrorhamnose 3,5-epimerase family protein yields the protein MQIRELSIPDSYEITPKQFGDDRGVFLEWYRFDKLEETIGHSMDLRQANSSVSKRGVVRGIHFADVPVGQAKYVTATHGAVLDYVIDIRVGSPTFGQWDSVLLDDIDRRAIYIAEGLGHCFVSLTDNATVSYLVTDVFNPTREHGINPLDEQVGLVFPKEAGETLLSPKDLEAPSLAEAAASGLLPTWDVMRAFYQSLNEGK from the coding sequence GTGCAGATTCGCGAACTTTCTATCCCCGATTCCTACGAGATCACACCGAAGCAGTTCGGCGACGACCGAGGCGTGTTCCTCGAGTGGTACCGCTTCGACAAACTGGAAGAGACCATCGGGCACTCGATGGATCTGCGTCAGGCCAACAGCTCGGTTTCGAAGCGCGGTGTGGTGCGCGGCATCCACTTCGCTGACGTGCCGGTCGGCCAGGCCAAATATGTCACGGCGACGCACGGCGCCGTGCTTGACTACGTGATTGATATTCGTGTGGGCTCGCCGACATTCGGCCAGTGGGACAGCGTTCTGCTCGATGACATCGACCGTCGTGCGATTTACATCGCCGAGGGCCTCGGGCACTGCTTCGTGTCGCTGACCGACAATGCCACCGTCAGCTACCTGGTGACGGATGTCTTCAACCCCACCCGCGAACACGGCATTAACCCGCTTGACGAGCAGGTGGGCCTCGTCTTCCCGAAGGAAGCCGGAGAAACGCTGCTGTCGCCGAAAGACCTTGAGGCGCCGAGCCTCGCCGAGGCTGCGGCCTCCGGCTTGCTGCCCACGTGGGATGTCATGCGTGCGTTCTACCAGAGCTTGAACGAAGGAAAGTAA